The Vitis riparia cultivar Riparia Gloire de Montpellier isolate 1030 chromosome 10, EGFV_Vit.rip_1.0, whole genome shotgun sequence genome includes a region encoding these proteins:
- the LOC117923251 gene encoding probable F-box protein At4g22030 yields the protein MANLQSSSGVITSVTYSSSRCRRGMARATINMPKLRTGSLSLKLPARDLVQEVLDMGVSLTAATTGHVEKKYESITDTTFPSVSNVSDPMVIAKLHAIMEAVADRVEMHKNIGEQRDNWNHLLLTSINGITLAAATMAGIAATSVGGPLVALKLSSTLMYLAATVMLVVMNKIQPSQLVEEQRNAARLFKQLHGQIQRTLSCGTPTSTDVEEVMEKVLSLDKAFPLPLLGAMLDKFPKTVEPAVWWPQHRQRQDRQSGRTDGNGWSVELEEEMREVVGVLKRKDTEDYLRLGKIALKINRMLAISGPLLTGLAACGTAFVGSSHGPWAATLGVVAGAMASVVNTMEHGGQVGMVFEMYRSNAGFFRLMEETIESNLNERDVGRRENGELFAMKVALKLGRSLSGLKGLAASSYSSSKKGEAIEEFASKLF from the coding sequence ATGGCAAATCTTCAATCTTCATCAGGTGTTATTACGTCGGTGACTTATTCCTCATCTCGTTGCCGGAGAGGAATGGCAAGAGCTACTATCAATATGCCTAAGCTCCGGACCGGCAGCCTATCTCTGAAGCTCCCCGCTAGAGATTTGGTACAGGAAGTACTGGACATGGGAGTTAGTCTAACAGCTGCAACCACCGGCCATGTGGAGAAGAAATACGAGTCCATAACTGATACTACTTTCCCTTCTGTGAGCAATGTTTCTGATCCTATGGTGATTGCTAAGCTCCATGCAATCATGGAGGCTGTTGCAGATAGAGTGGAGATGCATAAGAATATTGGGGAGCAGCGTGATAATTGGAACCATCTTCTTTTGACATCTATTAATGGAATCACTCTCGCTGCTGCAACCATGGCTGGAATTGCTGCTACAAGTGTAGGAGGACCCCTTGTGGCCCTCAAGCTCTCTTCAACTCTGATGTATTTGGCAGCCACTGTGATGTTGGTGGTGATGAATAAGATCCAGCCATCTCAACTGGTCGAAGAACAGCGCAATGCTGCGAGGTTGTTTAAGCAGCTTCATGGCCAGATTCAAAGAACACTCTCTTGTGGCACTCCTACTAGTACCGACGTTGAGGAAGTTATGGAGAAAGTTTTGTCACTGGACAAGGCCTTCCCGCTTCCTTTACTAGGAGCGATGCTTGATAAATTCCCCAAAACTGTGGAGCCTGCTGTATGGTGGCCGCAGCACAGGCAAAGGCAGGACAGGCAGAGTGGCAGAACAGATGGAAATGGTTGGAGCGTGGAGTTGgaagaagaaatgagagaagtaGTTGGGGTTTTGAAGAGGAAGGACACTGAAGACTATTTGAGGCTGGGCAAAATAGCCTTGAAAATTAACAGGATGCTCGCCATTTCTGGTCCCTTATTGACAGGCTTAGCGGCTTGTGGAACTGCGTTCGTGGGATCTTCTCACGGTCCCTGGGCCGCGACACTAGGAGTCGTAGCTGGAGCCATGGCAAGCGTGGTGAACACAATGGAGCATGGCGGGCAAGTGGGCATGGTGTTTGAGATGTATAGAAGCAACGCAGGCTTCTTCCGGCTGATGGAAGAGACCATAGAGTCAAATCTGAATGAAAGAGATGTGGGGAGGAGAGAGAATGGGGAATTGTTCGCAATGAAGGTGGCTCTAAAGCTAGGAAGAAGCTTGTCCGGGCTCAAGGGTCTGGCAGCATcctcttattcttcttctaaGAAAGGAGAGGCCATTGAAGAGTTCGCAAGCAAACTCTTCTAA